Proteins co-encoded in one Arachis hypogaea cultivar Tifrunner chromosome 13, arahy.Tifrunner.gnm2.J5K5, whole genome shotgun sequence genomic window:
- the LOC112735404 gene encoding uncharacterized protein: MSPENEDTVVWKFDNIGVFSMKSFMQVIQTETLSEEITSYNFTSALWKGLVPPRIELFGWFVLVGRINTKERLTRLGVDIHSDNICVLCHKGVENVEHLFLRCEVTWQVWCYWLRSFSSVWVIPGTMKDLFGSWIGMHGRRQGQKLWMVAFFAVIWNIWLERNARIFKNVRASIDSIQTKTVLSYKEWYDCDIFGSC, from the coding sequence ATGTCACCTGAAAACGAGGATACTGTGGTATGGAAATTTGATAACATAGGTGTCTTTTCCATGAAGTCCTTTATGCAGGTAATCCAAACGGAGACGTTGTCAGAGGAGATCACGAGCTATAACTTCACCAGTGCACTATGGAAAGGCTTGGTACCCCCAAGAATTGAATTGTTTGGATGGTTTGTGCTAGTTGGTCGAATTAATACTAAGGAGCGATTGACTAGATTAGGAGTTGATATTCATAGTGATAATATTTGCGTCCTGTGCCACAAGGGGGTAGAAAATGTTGAGCATCTATTTCTTCGATGTGAGGtaacatggcaggtgtggtgttaCTGGTTGCGATCCTTTAGTAGTGTTTGGGTTATCCCTGGAACCATGAAAGATCTTTTTGGGAGTTGGATTGGCATGCACGGCAGAAGACAAGGACAGAAGCTGTGGATGGTGGCGTTCTTTGCAGTGATCTGGAACATCTGGTTGGAACGTAATGCCAGAATTTTCAAGAATGTACGGGCAAGTATCGACTCCATTCAAACAAAGACGGTGCTGAGTTACAAAGAGTGGTATGACTGTGATATTTTCGGGAGTTGTTAG